The Longibacter salinarum genome includes the window GAATTCGTCCTGCGGCCGGGCCGTCCAGTTGAAGATCTGAATCGGCAGGACCGTAAACGGGTCGAGCACGCTGTTCGGCGCCATCACCATTCCGGCCGCGCCGACCATGATCAGCGGGGCAGTTTCTCCGATCGCACGACTCAGCGAAAGGATGACGCCCGTCAGAATGCCCGGAGCGGCCGATGGCAGCACATGACTCCAGATCACCTGCGACCGGGTGGCGCCGAGAGCAAACGCAGCTTCACGCATTCCGCTCGGGATTCCGCGAAGTGCCTCCTGCGTGCTGATTATGATGATCGGGAGGACGAGCAGGCCAAGCGTCATCGCCCCGGCCATCACGCTGCTTCCCAGCGCGACGAACCGGACGAAGATAGCGAGCCCCAGAATGCCGTAAATCACGGAAGGCACGCCGGCGAGGTTGGCGATATTCACCTGAATCGTCTGCAGGAACCAGCCTTCGGTTGCGTACTCCTCGAGGTATATCGCGGAGGCCACACCAAGCGGGACGGCGATAAGCCCCGTCAGCCCCATCACCCAGAGCGAGCCGACGATGGCCGGCCAGATGCCGGCACGCTCCGGCAGCCGCGACGGCATCTGCGTCAGAAACTCCACATTGAGCCACGGTGCAGCCTGGACAGCCACATCCACGAGCAATGCGATGAGTACCAGGAGTCCGAACACGGTGGCGAGGAAGAAGAAGCCGGCCATGAAGGCACCAAACGCTTTCCGTCGGTCTCGCCTCAACTGGAATGTACCCGAAGCATCGGTCATATCATATTCTGCCCTAACTCGTGGTCAACGTCGCCCTTACTCGTTTCTCGTTCCCTATTAGCGGTCCGCTATCTCGTTAGTATTTGTCCTGGTAGCGAGCGACAATTCGATTCGCGAGGATGTTCATTCCAAGCGTGATCAGAAACAGCACGAGTCCGACCGCGAAGAGCGACTTGTACTCGATCGTCGACTGCGCGATGTCGCCTTTCCCCATCTGTACGATAAATGCCGTCATCGTCTGAATCGACTCCGTCGGGTCGAGCGTCAGCTTCGGCGTTGCCCCGGCGGCCAGCGTCACGATCATCGTTTCGCCAATCGCGCGGCTGAGAGCCAGAATGAAGCTCGCCACGATGCCG containing:
- the pstA gene encoding phosphate ABC transporter permease PstA — translated: MTDASGTFQLRRDRRKAFGAFMAGFFFLATVFGLLVLIALLVDVAVQAAPWLNVEFLTQMPSRLPERAGIWPAIVGSLWVMGLTGLIAVPLGVASAIYLEEYATEGWFLQTIQVNIANLAGVPSVIYGILGLAIFVRFVALGSSVMAGAMTLGLLVLPIIIISTQEALRGIPSGMREAAFALGATRSQVIWSHVLPSAAPGILTGVILSLSRAIGETAPLIMVGAAGMVMAPNSVLDPFTVLPIQIFNWTARPQDEFRGLAAAAIVVLMILLFAMNLSAILLRNYFEGKRAGD